One segment of Neobacillus endophyticus DNA contains the following:
- a CDS encoding PhoH family protein: MSKIYVLDTNVLLQDPNSIFSFEDNEVVIPAVVLEEVDSKKRYMDEIGRNARHVSRLIDGLRASGKLHEKIPLENGGTIRIELNHRTFHELQEIFIEKTNDNRILAVAKNLSLEEQTKEDGKPVILVSKDALVRVKADAIGLMAEDFLNDRVVEIDHIYTGFLEVYVPIELLGRFYEKGELFLSDIANHPFYPNQFLIMKDALGSSASAIGMVEKESKKVKKLVINHEHVWGIHSRNVQQTMAIELLLRKDVPLVTLIGKAGTGKTLLALASGLMQTEDLHEYKKLLVARPIVPVGKDLGFLPGEKQEKLRPWMQPIYDNLEYLFNTKKPGELDAILAGMGSIEVEALTYIRGRSLPKQFIIIDEAQNLTKHEVKTILTRVGEGSKIVLMGDPEQIDHPYLDAYNNGLTYVVEKFKDQVISGHVKLLKGERSGLARLAADLL; the protein is encoded by the coding sequence TTGAGTAAAATATACGTGTTAGATACGAACGTCTTATTACAAGACCCGAATTCCATTTTCTCTTTTGAAGATAATGAAGTTGTAATTCCAGCTGTCGTTCTGGAAGAGGTGGACTCAAAGAAACGGTATATGGATGAAATCGGAAGGAATGCCAGACACGTATCAAGATTAATTGATGGCTTGAGAGCCTCAGGAAAGCTTCATGAAAAAATCCCCCTCGAAAATGGAGGGACAATTAGAATTGAATTAAATCATCGTACCTTTCATGAGCTCCAGGAAATTTTTATTGAAAAAACAAATGACAATCGAATTCTAGCTGTTGCCAAAAATTTATCTTTGGAAGAACAAACCAAGGAAGATGGCAAGCCTGTCATTCTTGTCAGCAAAGATGCTCTTGTTAGAGTAAAGGCTGATGCAATCGGATTGATGGCAGAAGATTTTTTAAATGACCGAGTTGTTGAAATTGATCATATTTATACAGGATTTCTTGAGGTTTATGTTCCCATTGAATTATTAGGAAGATTTTATGAGAAGGGTGAACTCTTTCTCTCGGATATTGCCAACCATCCATTTTATCCAAATCAATTTTTGATTATGAAGGACGCTCTAGGGAGCTCGGCATCTGCGATCGGAATGGTAGAAAAAGAAAGCAAAAAAGTAAAAAAATTAGTCATCAATCATGAGCACGTATGGGGAATCCATTCAAGAAATGTTCAACAAACAATGGCCATCGAATTATTGCTCAGAAAGGATGTCCCTCTTGTTACCTTAATTGGCAAGGCTGGAACAGGTAAAACCCTACTTGCTTTGGCCTCAGGGTTAATGCAAACAGAAGATTTGCATGAATATAAAAAGCTATTAGTTGCCAGACCTATTGTTCCAGTGGGAAAAGATTTAGGCTTTTTGCCAGGTGAAAAACAGGAAAAGCTACGTCCTTGGATGCAGCCTATTTATGATAATCTTGAGTATTTATTTAATACAAAAAAACCTGGTGAACTGGACGCCATTTTAGCGGGGATGGGTTCGATCGAAGTAGAAGCGTTAACCTATATTCGCGGTCGAAGTTTGCCCAAGCAATTTATTATCATTGATGAAGCACAGAATTTAACAAAACATGAAGTAAAAACTATATTAACGAGGGTTGGAGAAGGCAGTAAGATTGTGCTCATGGGTGACCCTGAACAAATCGACCATCCGTATTTGGATGCCTATAATAATGGTCTGACCTATGTAGTGGAAAAGTTTAAAGATCAAGTGATTTCAGGACATGTAAAACTTTTAAAAGGTGAAAGATCCGGATTGGCAAGACTTGCAGCAGATTTGTTATAA
- a CDS encoding YlaN family protein, which produces MASEMIVNHQEKAFALLQADAEKILKLIKVQMDNLTMPQCPLYEEVLDTQMFGLSREIDFAVRLGLIDSKDGKAILDKLERELSALHDASIRK; this is translated from the coding sequence TTGGCGTCTGAAATGATCGTGAATCATCAGGAAAAAGCTTTTGCATTGCTGCAGGCTGACGCTGAGAAAATTTTAAAACTCATCAAAGTACAAATGGACAATCTCACGATGCCTCAATGCCCTCTTTATGAAGAGGTATTGGATACACAAATGTTTGGCTTATCAAGAGAAATAGACTTTGCTGTCCGGCTGGGCTTAATTGATAGTAAGGATGGAAAGGCAATTTTAGATAAATTAGAAAGAGAATTATCGGCACTGCACGATGCTTCAATTAGAAAATAA
- a CDS encoding peptidyl-prolyl cis-trans isomerase, producing the protein MENIMTISGNVNYPITLDPATWIFDDRRIDLTTCFVNKEMYNADEEYTKAASKHWDREIMEGAIFPPTLKTEKKFEKEKMITGTFGIHLKPFLKNSEPKNDAVTLVIHATDAEYEYPLSKAGDLILKFSEDGKPLKTDGPVHVYFADGSNQHNPIKNVHRFTVK; encoded by the coding sequence ATGGAAAATATCATGACCATTTCTGGAAACGTAAACTATCCTATTACACTTGATCCAGCGACATGGATTTTTGACGATCGCCGTATTGATTTAACAACCTGCTTTGTAAACAAGGAAATGTATAATGCTGATGAGGAATATACAAAAGCTGCCTCCAAGCATTGGGATCGTGAAATAATGGAAGGAGCCATCTTTCCGCCTACATTAAAAACGGAAAAAAAATTTGAAAAAGAAAAAATGATAACCGGTACATTCGGCATTCACTTAAAGCCCTTCCTGAAAAATTCAGAACCTAAAAATGATGCTGTAACTCTGGTTATTCATGCAACAGACGCAGAGTATGAGTATCCATTAAGCAAAGCAGGAGATTTGATATTAAAATTTTCAGAAGATGGAAAACCGTTAAAAACAGATGGACCTGTTCATGTCTATTTCGCAGATGGCTCCAATCAGCATAACCCAATTAAAAATGTCCATAGATTTACTGTAAAATAA